From one Leptospira stimsonii genomic stretch:
- the glmM gene encoding phosphoglucosamine mutase — MNTKSPVFNHPDLMVSVSGIRGIIPTGLSPEVIFDALRAFGTWIEGSKIVIGRDSRPSGPYIENIALGLMQAMGKDVLQLGIVPTPTVKAVVNLSKAGGGIMISASHNPIIWNAFKFIGPGGFFTDASALEQILDTVRNHSYRPIQYKPSSKIVSGKEWCEKHIESVLKRVNVNAIRKKKYKVLVDAVSGAGSFLVPELLERLGCKPILIHCSPDGTFPRPPEPTPEALKQTSRTMKSSGADIGFALDPDADRLVVLTPKKGAISEEYTLPLSFLSLTLGKFPKKANMVVNLSTSFINEFVAGEYGVPVTRSKVGEANVVSDMLRHKSVFGGEGNGGVIDPVIASFGRDSLSGIAHILNVMAATGKKIDSLLEEMPSIHMQKTSFKIAGKNLQDIYSKFRGEFSSYSEETLDGLRLASEDSWIHIRPSNTEPIIRVIGEARTKKDLNSLLDRAGRLMENA; from the coding sequence ATGAATACCAAATCCCCCGTATTCAATCATCCCGACCTGATGGTTTCTGTTTCGGGAATTCGTGGGATCATCCCGACCGGCCTTTCTCCAGAAGTTATTTTTGATGCTCTTCGTGCGTTCGGCACCTGGATCGAAGGATCTAAGATCGTCATTGGAAGAGATTCTCGACCTTCCGGTCCATATATTGAAAATATCGCACTTGGTTTGATGCAAGCAATGGGGAAGGACGTCCTACAACTGGGAATCGTTCCTACTCCGACGGTAAAAGCCGTGGTCAATCTTTCGAAAGCGGGGGGCGGGATCATGATCAGCGCCTCTCACAATCCGATCATCTGGAATGCTTTTAAATTTATCGGCCCCGGCGGATTCTTTACGGATGCGAGTGCTTTGGAGCAGATTTTAGATACGGTTCGCAATCATTCTTACAGACCAATTCAGTACAAACCTTCTTCTAAAATCGTTTCCGGAAAAGAATGGTGTGAAAAACACATCGAATCCGTTCTCAAAAGGGTGAACGTAAACGCAATTCGTAAGAAAAAATACAAGGTTCTCGTGGACGCGGTCAGTGGAGCGGGGAGTTTTCTTGTTCCCGAACTTCTGGAAAGGCTCGGTTGTAAGCCGATTCTCATACACTGTAGTCCCGACGGAACATTTCCTAGACCACCCGAGCCGACTCCGGAAGCGCTCAAACAAACGTCTCGAACGATGAAATCTTCTGGAGCCGATATCGGTTTTGCTTTGGATCCAGATGCGGATCGTTTGGTTGTTCTCACGCCTAAAAAAGGTGCGATCTCGGAAGAATACACCCTTCCTTTGAGTTTTCTTTCTCTTACCTTGGGCAAGTTTCCAAAAAAAGCAAACATGGTAGTCAATCTCTCGACGAGCTTTATCAACGAATTTGTCGCCGGCGAGTACGGCGTTCCTGTTACTCGTTCTAAAGTGGGAGAAGCCAACGTTGTTTCCGATATGCTTCGCCACAAATCCGTGTTTGGCGGAGAGGGGAACGGCGGAGTAATCGATCCTGTGATCGCTTCCTTTGGAAGAGATTCTCTTTCGGGAATCGCGCATATCCTAAACGTAATGGCGGCAACGGGAAAGAAGATCGATTCTCTCTTGGAAGAAATGCCTTCGATTCATATGCAGAAGACCAGCTTTAAAATCGCAGGAAAGAATCTGCAAGATATCTATTCCAAATTCAGAGGAGAGTTTTCCTCTTATTCCGAAGAGACTTTGGACGGCTTGCGTCTTGCTTCGGAAGATTCTTGGATTCATATCCGACCTTCGAACACGGAACCGATTATCCGAGTGATAGGCGAGGCTCGAACCAAAAAAGACCTCAATTCTCTGCTGGACCGTGCGGGAAGACTTATGGAGAATGCCTGA
- the rpsT gene encoding 30S ribosomal protein S20, whose translation MANIKSSEKDIRRTKRRNAANSQNRSRLRTQAKKVLKAIKDKDQNAATALFVEYTSLLDKAAKTNLIHFKNADRKKSRMAKRLNAVSATA comes from the coding sequence TTGGCTAATATTAAGTCTTCAGAAAAGGATATTCGGAGAACAAAACGTAGAAATGCGGCGAATTCTCAGAATCGATCCAGGCTCAGAACGCAAGCAAAGAAAGTTCTGAAAGCCATCAAAGATAAAGACCAGAACGCGGCTACCGCTCTATTTGTAGAGTATACCTCTCTTCTGGACAAAGCTGCAAAAACAAACCTGATTCACTTCAAAAACGCAGACAGAAAAAAAAGCAGAATGGCAAAACGCCTGAATGCAGTTTCTGCTACAGCATAA
- a CDS encoding LIC_10450 family protein yields the protein MVKRSEYIVVDSISSVDPNALSVDQLNQKFIDKQGNRFALRFNRNTRRAEFVRITLESPAKGATQVHNHKPSSAPVQTKQTSRPLSPGLGKITLQEIIAKTQQQPSVKIPKPNESTMINEAAVQQSIFQEPAWDQTKAKDSNTLDLGRLDLNIMEHSAPSASSSKESKDSSLKIDFGSSTPGETNIVEKRISDLMKIKERIHSVLNNLQNSKIFEITGDPSENKNIIGNLNREFDIEFFQKLDKILNYHKELTTYPRSVNYYTAKYESSRKQLLLSKTLDSEKLKLVTLWEMQEMMLGLIQKLKKMVLNTLNVLNTKNDNHIKQLAYNQQQMFRDSRTALLYCSEDISSLLISLERWVDTE from the coding sequence ATGGTAAAAAGATCCGAATACATCGTCGTCGATTCGATTTCTTCCGTGGATCCGAACGCGCTTTCTGTGGACCAGCTGAATCAAAAATTTATTGATAAACAGGGAAATCGTTTTGCTCTTCGATTCAATCGTAATACAAGAAGAGCCGAGTTTGTTAGAATCACACTGGAATCGCCCGCAAAAGGAGCGACTCAGGTTCATAATCATAAACCATCTTCGGCTCCCGTTCAGACAAAGCAAACTTCTAGACCTCTCTCTCCGGGCCTAGGCAAGATTACTTTGCAAGAAATCATCGCGAAGACGCAACAACAACCTTCCGTCAAAATCCCAAAACCGAACGAGTCTACGATGATCAACGAAGCCGCGGTTCAACAGAGCATTTTCCAAGAACCGGCTTGGGATCAAACCAAGGCAAAAGACAGTAATACCCTCGATTTGGGAAGATTGGATTTGAATATCATGGAACATTCCGCTCCATCCGCAAGTTCTTCGAAAGAATCAAAAGATTCTTCTCTTAAAATCGATTTCGGCTCTTCGACTCCTGGAGAAACCAATATCGTTGAAAAGAGAATTTCGGATCTTATGAAGATCAAAGAAAGAATTCATTCCGTTTTGAATAACCTTCAGAATTCTAAAATTTTTGAAATCACAGGGGATCCGTCCGAGAACAAAAACATCATCGGTAATCTGAATCGTGAATTCGATATCGAATTCTTTCAAAAGCTGGACAAAATTCTAAACTACCACAAAGAACTTACGACCTATCCAAGATCCGTAAATTACTACACCGCAAAGTATGAATCTTCTAGAAAACAGCTTCTCCTCTCAAAGACCCTGGACAGCGAAAAACTCAAATTGGTGACTCTTTGGGAAATGCAGGAAATGATGTTGGGCTTGATTCAGAAACTAAAAAAAATGGTCCTCAACACCTTGAATGTTCTGAATACAAAGAACGACAATCATATCAAACAATTGGCCTATAATCAGCAACAGATGTTCCGGGATTCCAGAACCGCGCTTCTCTATTGTTCCGAAGATATATCTTCTTTGCTTATTTCCTTGGAGAGATGGGTCGATACTGAATAG
- a CDS encoding glycosyltransferase family 2 protein, giving the protein MKVSIVIPCYNEKNTIRNILETVKKVPIKNKEIILVDDCSKDGTRDLLQTAPFKKLADQIIFHEINQGKGAALRTGFKAATGDIVIVQDADLEYDPFEIPEVIDPIYKGKADVVFGSRFLGGRPHRVVYYWHRLGNMVLTTLSNMFTNINLTDMETCYKAFRREIIQSIDIKENRFGFEPEITAKVAKIPDVRIFEVGISYYGRTYAEGKKIGWKDGFRAIYCILRYNLFN; this is encoded by the coding sequence ATGAAAGTTTCCATCGTCATTCCTTGTTATAACGAAAAAAATACGATTCGCAATATTCTGGAGACCGTTAAAAAAGTTCCGATCAAAAACAAGGAGATCATTCTTGTCGACGATTGCTCGAAAGACGGAACAAGAGATCTTTTGCAAACCGCTCCTTTTAAGAAGTTGGCGGATCAGATCATCTTTCACGAAATCAATCAAGGAAAGGGCGCGGCGCTTCGGACTGGGTTCAAAGCCGCAACCGGAGATATCGTAATCGTTCAAGACGCCGATTTGGAATACGATCCGTTTGAAATTCCCGAAGTGATCGATCCGATTTACAAGGGTAAGGCGGACGTCGTTTTTGGAAGTAGATTCTTGGGTGGAAGACCCCACCGGGTCGTCTACTATTGGCATCGTTTGGGAAACATGGTTCTCACAACACTTTCCAATATGTTTACGAATATCAATCTCACCGATATGGAAACCTGTTACAAGGCATTCCGAAGAGAAATCATTCAGTCGATCGATATCAAAGAAAACCGTTTTGGGTTTGAGCCGGAGATTACCGCAAAGGTCGCAAAGATTCCGGACGTTCGAATTTTTGAAGTAGGAATTTCCTATTATGGAAGGACCTACGCGGAAGGCAAAAAGATCGGTTGGAAAGACGGTTTCAGAGCGATCTATTGTATTCTTCGGTATAACCTTTTTAACTAA
- a CDS encoding GNAT family N-acetyltransferase, with the protein MGTGFVDNKIKTERKLEVRIAENQLEIERTLALRYEVFNLELGEGLPQSAATRKDRDEYDLFCDHLIVVDKNRDDKIVGTYRILRRSVAKKNIGFYSDNEFDITKIYELDAETAEIGRSCVHPDYRDGSVISMLWAGLGMYMKKNDVRYLFGCGSIHQTDAQSANEAYAYLKEKNALAGKEFDVKPLPGFEIPGFDPDYVVEDMKSVQKTIPALIKGYVRVGSLICGIPAWDKVFKTIDFFILFDVRDIESKYGKRFLD; encoded by the coding sequence ATGGGAACAGGTTTCGTAGATAACAAGATCAAGACAGAAAGAAAATTGGAAGTTCGCATCGCCGAAAACCAATTGGAGATTGAGAGAACCTTAGCGCTTCGTTATGAAGTTTTTAATCTCGAGTTAGGCGAAGGACTTCCGCAATCCGCGGCCACACGCAAAGACAGAGACGAATACGATCTCTTCTGCGATCACCTGATCGTTGTGGATAAAAATCGCGACGATAAGATCGTTGGAACCTATCGAATTCTTCGCAGAAGCGTTGCAAAGAAGAACATAGGTTTTTATTCCGATAACGAATTTGATATTACCAAAATCTATGAGTTGGATGCGGAAACGGCTGAAATCGGAAGAAGCTGTGTTCATCCGGACTATAGAGACGGTTCCGTTATTTCTATGCTCTGGGCGGGCCTAGGAATGTATATGAAGAAGAATGATGTACGTTATCTCTTCGGATGCGGATCGATTCATCAAACCGATGCTCAGTCCGCGAATGAAGCCTATGCCTATTTGAAAGAAAAGAACGCACTCGCAGGAAAAGAGTTCGACGTGAAGCCTCTTCCAGGATTCGAGATTCCCGGTTTCGATCCGGACTACGTTGTGGAAGACATGAAGTCGGTTCAAAAAACGATTCCTGCTCTGATCAAAGGATACGTTCGAGTGGGTTCCCTCATCTGTGGAATTCCTGCTTGGGATAAAGTTTTTAAGACCATTGATTTCTTTATTCTTTTTGATGTTCGCGATATCGAATCCAAATACGGAAAACGTTTTCTCGATTAA
- a CDS encoding PilZ domain-containing protein, producing MEERVSMDHRKFSRVFPAANEVIEVQLMGLNFIDILNAKDISIGGVAVEVPHLFEGCDLNSPIQMILTLPGRNPLKLSGKVKRKVTTSEASIFGVEFGSLDPKAKYLIESYIQSRVQMAS from the coding sequence ATGGAAGAGAGAGTCAGTATGGATCACAGAAAGTTTTCGAGAGTTTTTCCTGCGGCGAATGAGGTCATCGAGGTTCAACTGATGGGGCTCAACTTTATAGATATTTTGAATGCAAAGGATATTAGCATCGGCGGTGTTGCCGTTGAAGTTCCGCACCTTTTTGAAGGTTGCGACTTGAATTCCCCCATTCAGATGATTCTTACGCTTCCAGGCAGAAACCCGTTGAAACTTTCCGGGAAAGTGAAGCGAAAAGTTACGACCTCCGAAGCCTCGATCTTTGGAGTCGAATTTGGTTCTTTGGATCCAAAGGCTAAATATTTGATCGAATCCTATATTCAATCCCGCGTTCAAATGGCTTCTTGA
- a CDS encoding histone deacetylase: MAKSSYNNPRFFDFVYDEFLAAAVDDPSVSFHEGILFHSLTSENILELLDITGILPEIHKKGYEKVQLEISGTGQDFQRLVLTSEKEILLHLRLSIQEYRLEINDYFFKEKYLIINWLQTRHPKSPTTDKLRLYPGQDVPGLGIFHQISDFIGFLILSLRLNGAVIRPEYFHDAVLFSKKFHFLTPEAQALFLALRRDFRNESIRGISTYLHSGKIQDHKTVVQWKAVEMILFLEKTLNPFVFNKKFDKKVSKILDSIKLSIVES; this comes from the coding sequence ATGGCTAAATCAAGTTATAATAATCCCCGTTTTTTTGATTTTGTTTACGATGAATTTTTAGCCGCGGCAGTGGACGATCCTTCTGTTTCTTTTCATGAAGGAATCCTTTTTCATTCTTTAACCAGCGAAAATATATTAGAATTATTAGATATAACAGGTATTCTTCCCGAGATCCATAAGAAAGGATATGAGAAGGTTCAGTTGGAAATATCGGGAACGGGTCAGGATTTTCAAAGACTCGTTTTGACTTCCGAGAAGGAGATTCTTCTTCATCTTAGATTGAGCATCCAAGAATACAGATTGGAGATCAACGATTACTTCTTTAAGGAAAAATACTTGATCATCAATTGGTTACAGACACGTCATCCGAAATCGCCTACCACGGATAAACTTAGGTTGTATCCCGGACAAGACGTTCCTGGCTTGGGAATCTTTCATCAGATTTCGGATTTTATAGGGTTCCTCATTCTTTCACTCCGATTAAACGGCGCCGTGATTCGTCCCGAGTATTTTCACGACGCGGTTTTATTCTCTAAGAAGTTTCATTTTTTGACTCCCGAAGCCCAAGCCTTGTTTCTTGCACTCAGAAGGGATTTTAGGAATGAATCGATTCGTGGTATTTCAACTTATCTTCATTCCGGAAAAATTCAGGATCACAAAACCGTCGTTCAATGGAAAGCCGTCGAGATGATTCTTTTTCTCGAAAAAACTTTGAACCCTTTTGTTTTTAACAAGAAGTTTGATAAAAAAGTAAGTAAGATTTTGGATTCTATCAAACTGAGCATTGTCGAATCTTGA
- a CDS encoding alpha/beta fold hydrolase: MTLQEWKQTGSYFSYQDWKIFFKEEGKGEFLLLIHGFPTASFDWEKIWKPLTKKYKLIASDLLGFGFSSKPSIEYSIFLQANIIESLLVERGIKEVNILAHDLGDTVAQELLARFIERKKSQKKGVIIKRMILLNGGIFPESHRPRLIQKLLHSPIGWILSKLMNRKSFQKSFSAVFGNNTKPSQDELDQFWNLVSSEGGTKIAHLLIRYIQERKLYRDRWVGAILNSPVPIRMINGIADPVSGAHLVERYRELSPKADIIELKDIGHYPQVEAPDEVLKAILK; the protein is encoded by the coding sequence ATGACTCTTCAAGAATGGAAACAAACCGGATCGTATTTTTCCTATCAGGACTGGAAGATATTCTTTAAAGAAGAAGGAAAAGGAGAATTTCTCCTTCTCATCCACGGATTTCCGACGGCTTCTTTTGACTGGGAAAAAATTTGGAAACCTCTAACTAAAAAATACAAATTAATCGCTTCGGATTTGCTCGGTTTCGGATTTTCCTCCAAACCCTCGATAGAATATAGCATTTTCTTACAGGCGAATATCATTGAATCATTGTTAGTTGAACGAGGAATAAAAGAAGTCAATATCCTGGCACATGATTTGGGCGATACGGTTGCCCAGGAACTTTTGGCTCGATTTATCGAACGAAAGAAGTCCCAAAAAAAGGGCGTCATAATCAAACGAATGATCCTACTCAACGGTGGAATTTTTCCCGAATCGCATCGACCACGATTGATTCAAAAACTTCTGCATAGCCCGATCGGTTGGATTCTTTCCAAACTTATGAATCGCAAATCCTTTCAAAAAAGTTTTTCCGCAGTCTTTGGAAACAATACGAAGCCGTCTCAGGATGAATTGGATCAATTTTGGAATTTGGTTTCCTCGGAAGGAGGAACAAAAATCGCCCATCTTCTCATTCGTTACATACAAGAGAGAAAACTTTACCGAGATCGATGGGTCGGAGCGATTCTCAATTCTCCCGTTCCGATTCGGATGATCAACGGTATCGCTGACCCTGTCAGCGGAGCTCATTTGGTAGAACGTTACAGAGAACTTTCACCGAAGGCAGATATCATTGAATTGAAAGATATTGGGCATTATCCTCAAGTGGAAGCCCCCGATGAGGTATTGAAGGCGATTTTAAAATGA
- a CDS encoding LamG-like jellyroll fold domain-containing protein, protein MKLKIANGIRHSSRFLSVLLTVTFCQYNPESTSAPEFSLIGLSRVISGSGPIGISINQTDVTSGSSYDFQSVLSGFKSPNATITVTNSSGSSIDISSTNFLTLSGANASDFILTGSPNGTIANGSSITTGIYFTSSSLGVRTAILTLQPGESLSPISINLQGTAVGNPSGMSLFSQFESLAFLDSSGRGNQGFVTGNFGSPFVTGVRGNAIRLGYGAFPTFEYISIPDSIPQNFHFSGTQAISITAWVQPDTGNFGTIFDKSQDNDANPNVIFDFSVSNSGLRLGSWQETALSEAVTWTGSIPAGWHHVACVYDPASNPNSILYLDGISVQTGNIVSTTTAPANSAAANIGRFRRDATQLFVGAIDELRIYYPVALSASQIQTIYNSR, encoded by the coding sequence ATGAAATTGAAAATCGCAAATGGGATTCGTCACTCATCGAGATTCTTATCGGTTCTCTTGACTGTTACGTTTTGCCAGTATAATCCGGAATCTACATCCGCACCCGAGTTTTCATTGATCGGATTGTCTCGCGTTATTTCGGGCTCTGGACCGATCGGGATCTCCATCAATCAGACTGATGTTACGAGCGGTTCTTCTTACGACTTTCAATCCGTTCTGAGCGGATTCAAATCACCGAACGCGACGATCACAGTTACCAATTCTTCCGGCAGTTCGATCGATATTTCCTCCACGAATTTTTTAACTCTTTCAGGGGCAAACGCTTCGGACTTTATTCTTACCGGATCGCCTAACGGTACTATAGCGAACGGCTCGTCGATCACAACCGGAATCTACTTTACTAGTTCTTCGCTTGGAGTGAGAACCGCGATTCTTACTTTACAACCGGGAGAAAGTCTTTCTCCGATCTCGATAAATCTACAAGGAACAGCGGTCGGAAATCCTTCCGGAATGTCTTTATTTTCTCAATTCGAATCTCTTGCTTTTCTCGATTCTTCCGGAAGAGGGAACCAAGGTTTCGTTACAGGAAATTTCGGTTCTCCTTTTGTAACGGGTGTTCGTGGAAATGCGATTCGACTCGGATACGGGGCCTTTCCCACATTTGAATACATTTCGATACCGGATTCGATTCCGCAAAATTTTCACTTTTCAGGAACGCAGGCGATTTCCATTACCGCTTGGGTTCAACCGGATACGGGAAATTTCGGCACGATCTTTGATAAATCGCAAGACAATGACGCCAACCCGAATGTGATCTTCGATTTCTCCGTGAGCAATTCGGGACTTCGTTTGGGATCTTGGCAAGAAACCGCACTTTCGGAAGCGGTGACTTGGACCGGTTCGATTCCGGCAGGATGGCATCACGTGGCTTGTGTCTACGATCCTGCATCGAATCCGAATTCGATTTTGTATCTCGACGGAATTTCCGTTCAAACAGGAAACATCGTTTCCACAACGACGGCGCCGGCCAATTCTGCGGCGGCAAATATTGGAAGGTTTCGAAGAGACGCGACGCAACTATTTGTAGGAGCGATCGACGAATTAAGAATTTATTATCCCGTCGCGCTTTCGGCTTCACAAATCCAAACGATCTATAACAGTCGTTAA
- a CDS encoding methyl-accepting chemotaxis protein — protein sequence MSRSSLKFILLISGISILFTLTGIISGVAYWIGKKKITETFLSQMRGVIAIVGLEFDSFLTSHENLAWTLAEDPRTIESLKSGKPIASEYYKNIMKRFAMYENIFVCGLDSDAKVIVDGIGGKSIGIKIASSGIEKSLNATKEGKSYLAKATKSPITGQPVALLSVPILEGGRVIGLLGIALSFDSISEKILKEIKIGEQGYASVMSQDGMIIAHPKKELILSLEVSKEPYGKQMLDMKTGEVMEFNFRGEDRFSTVFRLDHWGISIVAIQPKSEVREALIGLLILIILAGVVTASLSAYLLFVLLKKRLNPLENASKLFKNMAEGDLTSDIQIVYDDEIGSMSRDMNSFIKSLRNSLKDIQNVAGELAASSEELTASSDSFATGAQSTAASTEEMSATVEELSAGMDNISSGTDRQYKNIVEFHNNIRTLSSSVREIGTEINHALELTQGISTQAVKGEESLGQMKTMVQNIIKSSGEMSAIIGIINDISDQTSLLALNAAIEAARAGEAGKGFAVVAEEISKLSEKTASSIKSISAMILRNNQELDSGASGIQSSSEVIHEIILSTDIVSKAMQKLHGITTSQEGINIQVAERAEKVGQDAEFVKRAMDEQKQAFHEITQVIVQINDHTISTASGSEEISASAKGLEVSAENLRRITDRFVL from the coding sequence AGAGGCGTTATCGCAATTGTAGGTCTTGAATTTGATTCATTCTTAACCTCTCATGAAAATTTGGCTTGGACGCTTGCGGAAGACCCAAGGACGATCGAATCCCTTAAATCCGGTAAACCGATCGCTTCTGAATATTATAAAAATATAATGAAACGATTTGCAATGTATGAGAATATATTCGTCTGCGGATTGGATTCCGATGCGAAGGTGATCGTGGACGGGATTGGAGGAAAAAGTATCGGTATTAAAATCGCAAGTTCTGGCATCGAAAAAAGTTTGAACGCGACAAAGGAAGGTAAATCCTATCTCGCAAAGGCTACAAAATCTCCTATTACCGGCCAACCGGTCGCCTTACTTTCTGTTCCGATCTTGGAAGGGGGCCGCGTGATCGGACTCCTGGGGATCGCTCTTTCCTTCGATTCTATTTCCGAAAAAATACTCAAAGAAATTAAGATCGGCGAACAAGGTTATGCTTCCGTGATGAGTCAGGACGGAATGATCATCGCACATCCGAAGAAAGAATTGATTCTAAGTTTGGAGGTTTCGAAAGAACCTTACGGAAAACAAATGTTGGATATGAAAACCGGAGAGGTGATGGAATTCAATTTTCGAGGCGAGGATCGTTTCTCCACGGTTTTTCGATTGGATCATTGGGGAATTTCCATCGTAGCGATTCAGCCGAAATCGGAAGTTCGCGAAGCCTTGATCGGTCTTCTGATTCTTATCATTCTTGCCGGGGTTGTAACGGCATCCTTATCCGCTTATCTTCTTTTTGTCCTTCTAAAGAAACGTTTGAATCCGCTCGAGAATGCGAGCAAACTTTTTAAGAACATGGCCGAGGGTGATTTGACTTCCGATATTCAGATCGTTTATGACGACGAAATCGGTTCTATGAGTCGAGATATGAATTCGTTTATCAAAAGTCTGCGGAATTCACTCAAAGATATACAAAACGTCGCAGGAGAATTAGCCGCGTCCTCGGAAGAGTTGACCGCTTCTTCCGATTCTTTCGCTACCGGCGCTCAGTCTACAGCGGCTTCCACGGAAGAGATGTCGGCCACAGTGGAAGAATTGTCCGCGGGTATGGATAATATTTCATCGGGTACCGATCGTCAGTATAAGAATATAGTAGAATTTCATAATAATATAAGAACTCTTTCTTCCAGTGTAAGAGAGATCGGAACCGAAATAAATCACGCGCTCGAATTGACCCAGGGTATTTCCACTCAAGCAGTAAAAGGCGAAGAATCTTTAGGTCAGATGAAGACGATGGTCCAGAATATCATTAAATCTTCGGGGGAGATGTCGGCCATTATCGGAATCATCAATGATATATCGGACCAAACTTCGCTTTTGGCCTTGAATGCCGCGATCGAAGCGGCCCGCGCCGGAGAAGCAGGAAAAGGATTCGCCGTCGTTGCGGAAGAGATCTCGAAGTTATCCGAAAAAACGGCGTCTTCCATCAAATCGATCAGTGCGATGATTTTAAGAAACAATCAAGAGTTGGATTCGGGAGCGAGCGGTATTCAATCTTCTTCCGAAGTGATTCATGAAATCATTTTGAGCACGGATATCGTATCCAAGGCGATGCAAAAATTACACGGGATCACAACTTCCCAAGAAGGAATCAACATTCAAGTCGCTGAAAGAGCGGAGAAAGTCGGGCAGGACGCTGAATTTGTCAAACGAGCAATGGATGAACAAAAGCAGGCGTTTCATGAAATCACGCAGGTAATCGTTCAGATCAATGATCATACGATCTCTACGGCTTCCGGTTCGGAAGAGATCTCGGCTTCGGCAAAAGGTCTGGAAGTTTCCGCCGAAAATCTAAGAAGAATTACGGATCGATTCGTACTCTGA